In the Eremothecium cymbalariae DBVPG#7215 chromosome 7, complete sequence genome, one interval contains:
- the ERD2 gene encoding Erd2p (similar to Ashbya gossypii AGL323C) codes for MTNIFRLGGDLSHLASILILINTITKTKSVDGISLKTQVLYVLVFITRYIDLFTKWYSFYNTMMKIFFITSSIYVVFVIKQSKRTNPVGFQNMITRDTFKIRFLIGFAALMALLFHRKFSIVELFWSFSMWLESVAILPQLFMLSKAGKADTLTTHYIFALGLYRTLYIPNWIWRYFAENRYDKLSIVTGILQTLVYSDFFYIYYKKVIKEGTGFELPV; via the coding sequence ATGACCAATATATTTAGACTGGGTGGCGATCTCTCGCATTTGGCGAGCATTCTGATTCTGATAAACACCATAACGAAAACTAAATCCGTGGATGGAATTTCGTTAAAGACTCAAGTTTTGTATGTGTTGGTGTTTATTACTCGTTACATTGATCTATTCACAAAATGGTATTCGTTTTACAATActatgatgaagatattctTTATAACCTCTTCAATATATGTGGTGTTTGTCATTAAGCAATCAAAGAGAACGAATCCAGTTGGTTTCCAAAACATGATTACCCGTGACACTTTCAAGATTAGGTTCTTAATTGGGTTTGCTGCTTTAATGGCGTTGTTGTTTCATCGTAAATTTTCTATCGTTGAGTTGTTCTGGTCTTTTTCAATGTGGTTAGAGAGTGTTGCCATTTTACCCCAGTTGTTTATGCTGTCTAAAGCCGGAAAAGCTGATACATTGACCACCCACTATATCTTTGCTTTGGGTTTGTATCGTACATTGTACATTCCAAATTGGATCTGGAGGTATTTTGCAGAAAACAGATACGATAAGTTGTCGATAGTCACTGGCATTCTACAAACTCTCGTGTACTCGGACTTTTTCtacatatattataaaaaggtAATAAAGGAGGGCACCGGCTTTGAATTACCTGTGTGA
- the PRE7 gene encoding proteasome core particle subunit beta 6 (similar to Ashbya gossypii AGL324W) gives MTATISSEYSNEIEHVPIEHRFNPYDDNGGTILGIAGEDFAVIAGDTRHTTGYSINSRNEPKVFDCGDNILISANGFAADGDALVKKFKNNLKWYHFDHNNKKMTLKSAARNIQHLLYGKRMFPYYVHTIIAGLDEDGKGAVYSFDPVGSYEREQCRAGGAAASIIMPFLDNQVNFKNQYEPDSKGTKPKSIRFLSLDEVIELVRDAFTSATERHIHVGDSLQIMIITKEGVKEEYHSLKKD, from the coding sequence ATGACGGCTACAATAAGCTCTGAGTATTCCAATGAGATCGAACATGTTCCCATTGAACACAGATTCAATCCTtatgatgataatggtgGAACCATTCTAGGTATTGCTGGTGAAGATTTTGCAGTTATTGCAGGGGATACTAGACATACTACGGGTTATTCCATTAATTCTCGTAATGAGCCGAAGGTTTTTGACTGTGGAGACAATATTTTAATCTCTGCAAATGGATTTGCTGCTGATGGGGATGCTTTGGTGAAGAAATTTAAGAACAACTTGAAGTGGTATCATTTTGAtcacaacaacaaaaagatgACTTTGAAGTCGGCTGCTAGGAATATCCAACATCTGCTATATGGGAAGAGAATGTTTCCGTACTATGTACACACGATTATTGCAGGGCTTGATGAAGACGGCAAAGGAGCTGTGTACTCGTTTGACCCAGTTGGGTCATACGAAAGGGAACAGTGCAGAGCTGGTGGTGCTGCTGCATCAATTATCATGCCATTTTTAGACAATCAAGTCAATTTTAAGAATCAATACGAGCCAGATTCCAAAGGCACTAAGCCAAAGAGTATACGGTTCTTGTCGCTTGATGAGGTAATCGAATTGGTCAGGGATGCTTTTACTTCCGCTACCGAAAGACATATTCATGTCGGTGACAGTTTACAAATCATGATTATTACAAAAGAAGGTGTAAAAGAGGAATATCAcagtttgaaaaaggacTAG
- a CDS encoding M20 family metallopeptidase (similar to Ashbya gossypii AGL325W) → MTGQYSHNKYPFCSTKVNHPSVKWILPIVAIIISNFGSCTETIAPPAPFQCKTYEKLCGASPDRLGQILMDSDIINATVSKLQNAVRIPTETIYWQPDSAQNVKASDWGSFKKMHQQLADDFPTIWSNLHVETVNTYGLLITWDGLDQQLEPLLFSAHMDVVPVDQSTWDEWQHPPFSGDISYDSEQGPLIWGRGSFDDKNMMIGILQAIEQTLLDEPYFLPTRSVIVALGFDEETGGKYGAAAINDLLLKRYGQNGIYAIVDEGMNGIIEVDDVLIATPATSEKGQLNLWFNIIAPGGHSSVPPEHTAIGMAAQLIRSIEEAELPMFFTEENPATQAFRCIAEHSTSMSRNLKWDYANAMSNSKSRKRIMEHIIQQGGRQAEYLLKTSKSVNLIEGGFKGNALPDSVRFYVDTRLAMESTVNDTIDYYTVLALDVADRFDLGLQVMDNVLLAPTEKGNIIISGRGKEPSPVSPENDVWGEFVGALRGLYEDVVIPLKFNATRELVVAPSIVNIGTDSTNYWKLTENIYRFQPGFASANTMSTVHSVNEHVNVETVMHVVAFVYNYIHAI, encoded by the coding sequence ATGACAGGACAATATAGtcataataaatatccCTTTTGCAGCACCAAGGTAAATCATCCTAGTGTGAAATGGATACTTCCTATAGTTGCTATTATAATTTCTAACTTTGGAAGTTGCACAGAGACTATAGCTCCACCAGCTCCGTTTCAGTGTAAAACTTACGAGAAGTTATGCGGAGCATCGCCTGACAGGTTGGGTCAAATATTAATGGATtcagatattattaatgcGACAGTGTCTAAGTTGCAAAATGCAGTACGAATCCCAACTGAGACGATATACTGGCAGCCAGACTCTGCGCAGAACGTTAAAGCGTCTGATTGGGGCTCGTTCAAGAAAATGCATCAACAGTTAGCAGATGATTTCCCTACTATCTGGTCGAACCTACACGTTGAAACAGTAAATACTTATGGTTTATTAATTACATGGGATGGGTTAGATCAACAGTTAGAACCATTGTTGTTTTCAGCTCACATGGATGTTGTGCCTGTTGACCAATCTACATGGGACGAGTGGCAGCATCCACCGTTCAGCGGTGATATATCCTATGACAGTGAACAAGGTCCATTAATTTGGGGCCGTGGCTCTTTTGATGacaagaatatgatgatcGGAATATTGCAAGCTATAGAGCAGACATTACTTGATGAGCCTTATTTTTTGCCAACGCGATCTGTAATAGTGGCCCTTGGTTTCGATGAAGAGACCGGAGGCAAATACGGAGCAGCTGCCATAAACGACCTTTTACTAAAAAGGTATGGGCAGAATGGTATTTATGCAATTGTTGACGAAGGTATGAATGGGATCATAGAGGTGGATGATGTGTTAATTGCCACACCTGCAACTTCTGAGAAGGGTCAACTTAATCTTTGGTTCAACATAATAGCTCCTGGGGGGCATTCCTCTGTACCTCCAGAACACACTGCAATCGGCATGGCGGCGCAGCTTATCCGCAGCATTGAGGAGGCAGAACTTCCAATGTTCTTTACAGAGGAAAATCCCGCCACACAAGCATTCAGATGCATTGCAGAACACTCAACTTCAATGTCAAGGAACTTGAAGTGGGACTACGCGAACGCTATGTCTAACTCCAAATCTAGGAAGCGTATTATGGAACACATCATCCAACAGGGTGGTAGACAAGCAGAGTATTTATTGAAAACTTCGAAATCCGTCAATTTAATAGAGGGCGGCTTCAAAGGAAATGCATTACCTGATTCTGTGAGGTTTTATGTCGATACCAGACTTGCCATGGAATCAACTGTTAATGATACAATTGATTACTATACTGTTTTGGCACTTGACGTTGCTGACAGGTTCGATTTAGGATTACAGGTTATGGATAACGTATTACTCGCCCCAACAGAAAAAGGCAATATTATAATATCTGGTCGTGGTAAGGAGCCATCTCCAGTATCCCCAGAAAATGACGTTTGGGGAGAATTTGTCGGCGCATTGAGAGGCCTATACGAAGACGTCGTGATACCATTAAAATTTAATGCTACTCGTGAGTTAGTAGTGGCACCTTCCATCGTTAATATAGGTACAGATTCGACTAACTACTGGAAGTTGACGGAAAACATCTACCGCTTTCAACCAGGGTTTGCATCCGCTAACACTATGTCAACTGTTCATTCAGTAAATGAACATGTGAACGTTGAAACGGTTATGCATGTTGTCGCCTTTGTGTACAACTATATTCATGCAATCTAG
- the ECM13 gene encoding Ecm13p (similar to Ashbya gossypii AGL327W) yields MKQLTPSEQYILANKARSKLLFAAQCKGRDYDLRVLVGHANLLDRVTEALGNRKIFVSAAHSTDDTQAYEVEHCEKDSGFDSDSDSEFGSSSESDSESDAESEFRNGEFHKQQGDNAECADTDYLYYYACSSEEEEEENSTNTAPYHYIYQSYNDTLKLSQLNLSEPQHVLEDANSITRVSSTEIDEDDDRFSEDEGLFSLRPIYV; encoded by the coding sequence ATGAAACAGCTAACACCATCAGAACAGTATATTTTAGCCAATAAGGCCAGAAGCAAGTTGTTATTTGCGGCACAATGCAAAGGACGGGATTATGATTTGAGAGTACTTGTAGGCCACGCTAACCTGTTGGATCGTGTTACAGAGGCTCTCGGCAACAGGAAGATCTTCGTTTCAGCAGCTCACTCAACCGACGACACACAGGCCTATGAGGTGGAACATTGTGAAAAGGATTCCGGATTTGATTCGGATTCGGATTCGGAATTTGGTTCCTCAAGTGAATCTGACTCTGAGTCTGATGCTGAATCAGAGTTTAGGAATGGCGAATTTCACAAGCAGCAAGGAGATAATGCCGAATGCGCTGACACTGACTACCTATATTACTATGCATGCTCATcggaagaggaggaagaagaaaacagtACAAACACAGCACCCTACCATTACATCTACCAATCTTACAACGACACCCTGAAACTCTCCCAGTTAAACTTATCTGAGCCACAGCACGTTCTAGAAGATGCAAATAGCATTACACGGGTCTCAAGCACGGAGATagacgaagatgatgatcGGTTCTCCGAAGATGAAGGCCTATTTTCCCTGCGCCCTATCTACGTATAA
- the COR1 gene encoding ubiquinol--cytochrome-c reductase subunit COR1 (similar to Ashbya gossypii ABR146W) → MLRSISRSSLLRRSIATQAAPRAEITELSNGLVVATEPNSNASTVSVGIVFGSGASSENPYNNGVSNLATSTFRSVHAHDAMKHGFSLSSVVDKEYQSYIVNSVPTNASKALEFLQSKLLAPISESAFQQVKTDTLNKVAAFEENDHAERVMEHLHATAFQNTPLSLPKRGTVESLADLEKVDLESFAKNHFIASNAVVVASGNISHDDVLKSVESLVRLPSGSKPVNKKKSSFLGSEVRMRDDTLPKAWISLAAEGEAFNSPHYYVAQVAAQIFGSYVAHEPSSNLQGIKLLDTVREWHLADSFNHFSTSYKDSGLWGFSTVISNIHQIDDLMHFTLKQWNRLSISITDTEVARGKALLKLNLANAESDTATVATILGAQTLAFGAKPPLSEVFAKIDAITSKDIKNWAGEKLWDQDIAIAGTGQIEGLLDYMRMRNGMSMMRW, encoded by the coding sequence ATGTTGAGATCGATTTCTAGATCTTCGTTGTTGAGAAGGTCTATTGCCACTCAAGCAGCTCCCAGGGCGGAGATTACAGAATTGTCAAATGGTCTAGTTGTTGCTACAGAGCCAAACTCCAATGCTTCGACTGTATCTGTTGgtattgtttttggttCAGGTGCTTCTTCAGAAAATCCATACAACAATGGTGTGTCTAATTTGGCGACTTCGACATTTAGATCCGTTCACGCCCATGATGCGATGAAACACGGGTTTTCATTGTCTTCTGTTGTTGATAAAGAGTATCAATCGTATATTGTGAATTCTGTTCCTACCAATGCTTCCAAAGCGTTGGAATTTTTACAGTCTAAGCTGTTAGCTCCTATTTCTGAGTCTGCGTTCCAACAAGTGAAGACTGACACTTTAAATAAGGTGGCtgcttttgaagaaaatgatcaTGCTGAGCGTGTTATGGAACACTTGCACGCTACTGCCTTCCAGAACACACCTTTATCTTTGCCAAAGAGAGGTACTGTCGAAAGTTTAGCTGATTTAGAAAAAGTAGATCTCGAGTCCTTTGCCAAGAACCATTTTATTGCTTCCaatgctgttgttgttgccTCTGGTAATATTTCACACGACGACGTGCTCAAGTCTGTTGAATCCCTAGTCCGTTTGCCTTCTGGATCCAAGCCAgtaaacaaaaagaaatcttCCTTTTTGGGTTCTGAAGTTAGAATGAGAGATGATACCCTCCCAAAGGCGTGGATTTCTTTGGCAGCTGAAGGTGAAGCATTTAATTCTCCACACTACTATGTTGCTCAAGTTGCTGCACAAATATTTGGTTCCTACGTAGCCCATGAACCTTCTTCTAACTTACAAGGTATCAAGTTATTGGACACAGTCAGAGAATGGCATTTAGCAGACTCCTTCAACCACTTTTCTACATCTTACAAAGATTCTGGTTTGTGGGGTTTCTCTACTGTTATTTCCAACATTCACCAAATTGACGATTTGATGCACTTCACGTTAAAGCAATGGAACAGATTGTCCATATCCATCACGGACACTGAAGTGGCTCGTGGTAAGGCcttgttgaagttgaacTTGGCCAATGCTGAATCAGACACTGCTACTGTCGCAACTATATTGGGTGCTCAAACTTTGGCTTTTGGTGCCAAGCCGCCCTTGTCTGAAGTATTTGCCAAAATTGATGCCATCACTTCAAAGGATATCAAGAATTGGGCCGGTGAAAAATTGTGGGATCAAGATATTGCCATTGCAGGGACTGGTCAAATCGAAGGCTTGCTAGACTACATGAGAATGAGGAACGGTATGTCTATGATGAGATGGTAA
- the PSY4 gene encoding Psy4p (similar to Ashbya gossypii ABR147C) yields the protein MGIKSEELYENLTQIVIDHDSSWFQTTPAKEFLPQLLEHMSITIPHDIFVNDGNDDLQVRDDMNRLRIIVEYMNKHFAEKNIFPFTIQRICELCYDPLKYFKSSELTKFVNAIEKSCMVRSGWCKNYGVPMASHNGVNGNGTSNENMNGVSDQKNSSEDISISKIPWLDSGDTDDLKQFIEKIESIVSVNFGYDDDDDEDGEDRDIIIQEYYEGGGEDENEDEDEDYVEDEDSTSEDEDDEDEDEERSEQESEREYVHNSNGVGNGAASSEGDEQENMVMHNVTADGDISMQDKNVHVNDLGTKKRTTTDLDEFNFQNTDAYPKVQEVVQNDAITPKRSKLKLEDGLFVSSPLVDESSIPEKLATAPSDSLAPIPQVIDGNSSAVLDASKSDKQVSPLVSPSDISETTTKMTAIAHADSPLQNRPKKY from the coding sequence ATGGGAATCAAATCTGAAGAACTTTATGAGAATTTAACACAGATAGTCATCGATCATGATTCTTCGTGGTTCCAGACAACACCAGCAAAAGAGTTTTTGCCGCAGTTATTAGAACACATGTCGATTACTATACCGCATGATATATTTGTGAATGATGGCAATGACGACTTGCAGGTGAGAGATGATATGAATAGGTTGCGAATTATTGTTGAGTACATGAACAAACATTTTGCAGAGAAGAACATATTTCCTTTTACAATACAAAGAATATGTGAACTATGTTATGATCCGTTGAAGtatttcaaatcttcaGAACTGACAAAGTTTGTAAACGCGATAGAGAAGTCATGTATGGTAAGAAGTGGATGGTGCAAGAACTATGGCGTGCCCATGGCATCACACAATGGTGTGAATGGTAATGGAACAAGTAATGAAAATATGAATGGAGTTAGTGATCAGAAGAATTCAAGTGAAGATATATCTATTTCTAAAATACCATGGTTAGATTCTGGTGATACAGATGATTTGAAAcaatttattgaaaagatAGAGTCTATTGTTTCGGTGAATTTTGGttatgacgatgatgacgatgaggatGGTGAGGATAGGGATATTATAATCCAAGAATATTATGAAGGAGGTGGAGAAGATGAAAAcgaggatgaggatgaggattATGTAGAAGACGAGGATTCAACTAgtgaggatgaagatgatgaagatgaagatgaagaacgCAGTGAGCAGGAATCCGAGAGAGAGTATGTACACAATTCCAACGGAGTTGGAAATGGAGCCGCGTCGTCTGAAGGTGATGAGCAAGAAAACATGGTTATGCATAATGTTACTGCTGATGGTGATATATCTATGCAAGATAAGAATGTGCACGTTAATGATTTGGGCACAAAGAAGAGAACTACCACCGATCTCGATGAGTTCAACTTTCAAAACACTGATGCTTATCCTAAGGTACAAGAAGTAGTACAGAATGACGCTATAACGCcaaaaagatcaaaactGAAATTAGAAGACGGTTTATTTGTGAGCTCACCTCTCGTAGATGAATCCTCGATCCCGGAAAAACTCGCAACAGCACCATCAGATTCCTTAGCGCCAATACCGCAGGTTATTGATGGTAACTCTTCTGCCGTTCTCGATGCTTCAAAGTCAGATAAACAAGTTTCCCCTCTTGTGTCTCCATCGGATATATCCGAGACGACAACCAAAATGACTGCGATAGCGCACGCAGATAGTCCACTTCAAAATAGAcccaaaaaatattaa